One Candidatus Eisenbacteria bacterium DNA window includes the following coding sequences:
- a CDS encoding phospholipid carrier-dependent glycosyltransferase: MAVETVVTASARERPWLPWPVLWLGVFAIGVALRVLLFSGYGLGDDPNYFSAYHGIYQSGTWGREVPYDFRFAFWVPVVGLMKLVGVTEWGFVGFVTLCSILNMPLAYALARQEWEREWALVAMATIAILPLEVCSSTLFVIDIPLATYCYTGFWLYRVARDDAHGSRVRMVAAVLGGVFLFLGYSAKQWGVLVGSLFALEAVRRVRETWRVSALCAGTFALLVAAYFTWQWVRFGDLIYDVHLVRKAAWFQPHSWELVLDYSKMLLLPSQYGTYFGGWYPHALVVLALLFAARAASAGKWLLYFLVQLASLSAMPSHRENGQWVMLFPHIFRYLCFLSIPLCLALTAYLRELVRSWPRVGLVATAALAVWTIVQGVQLTWPTRDAFGEQRRANALILSAFPDEVVASDFGFLNRLASFAPDGRGFSRIRELRPEEPVGQAAALGTVTDGVVVTGGGRLPWYGCIRCATSISAFTPPPTWTLVTMYGEAPLGPYRKEPLRIWRVSPSVLRATRLLEKRQDEPGRLALLRNLVEVKDFATAAEVGRRLVEQGLQPLGSVMYLTGLACSKTGKPRCAEKYYTEALEQPLSPEEAWQALVALAKPGTAGLAQARREAAERYRARFPGARSDSALEDVLSGLNEGVALYQHQRFGAAEALLREIRDRTDEAAERRQRAHYFLTLALIAQHKTAEGSKEAEAYRSAYGEDAFWAELAYRDAMARLPIEPVEARQVLSELAGGHGDTLWGQEARRQLAALAQAQAPQPSP, translated from the coding sequence ATGGCGGTCGAGACGGTCGTGACGGCGTCCGCACGCGAGCGACCGTGGCTCCCGTGGCCCGTGCTCTGGCTCGGCGTGTTCGCGATCGGCGTCGCGCTCCGCGTCCTGCTCTTCAGCGGCTACGGCCTGGGCGACGACCCGAACTACTTCTCGGCGTACCACGGCATCTATCAGTCGGGCACGTGGGGCCGGGAGGTCCCGTACGACTTCCGCTTCGCGTTCTGGGTGCCCGTGGTCGGGCTCATGAAGCTCGTCGGCGTGACCGAGTGGGGCTTCGTCGGATTCGTCACGCTGTGCTCGATCCTCAACATGCCGCTCGCCTACGCGCTCGCACGCCAGGAATGGGAGCGCGAGTGGGCGCTGGTCGCGATGGCCACGATCGCGATCCTGCCGCTCGAGGTCTGCTCGAGCACGCTCTTCGTGATCGACATACCGCTCGCGACGTATTGCTACACGGGCTTCTGGCTCTACCGCGTGGCGCGCGACGACGCCCACGGCTCGCGCGTCCGCATGGTCGCGGCCGTCCTCGGCGGCGTGTTCCTGTTCCTCGGCTACTCGGCCAAGCAGTGGGGCGTGCTCGTGGGGTCGCTCTTCGCGCTCGAGGCCGTGCGTCGCGTGCGCGAGACGTGGCGCGTGTCGGCGCTCTGCGCGGGCACGTTCGCCCTGCTCGTCGCGGCCTACTTCACGTGGCAGTGGGTCAGGTTCGGCGACCTCATCTACGACGTGCACCTGGTCCGCAAGGCGGCGTGGTTCCAGCCGCACAGCTGGGAGCTGGTGCTCGACTATTCGAAGATGCTGCTCCTCCCGAGCCAGTACGGCACGTACTTCGGCGGCTGGTATCCGCACGCGCTCGTCGTGCTGGCGCTGCTCTTCGCCGCGCGCGCGGCCTCGGCGGGCAAGTGGCTCCTCTACTTCCTCGTCCAGCTCGCGAGCCTCTCGGCGATGCCGTCGCACCGCGAGAACGGCCAGTGGGTGATGCTGTTCCCGCACATCTTCCGGTACCTCTGCTTCCTCTCGATCCCCCTCTGCCTCGCGCTGACGGCGTACCTGCGCGAGCTCGTGCGGTCGTGGCCGCGGGTGGGGCTCGTGGCGACGGCGGCGCTCGCCGTCTGGACGATCGTGCAGGGGGTGCAGCTCACGTGGCCGACGCGCGACGCGTTCGGCGAGCAGCGGCGAGCCAACGCGCTCATCCTGTCGGCGTTCCCCGACGAGGTGGTGGCGTCCGACTTCGGGTTCTTGAACCGCCTGGCGAGCTTCGCGCCCGACGGGCGCGGCTTCTCGCGCATCCGCGAGCTGCGCCCGGAGGAGCCCGTGGGGCAGGCAGCCGCGCTCGGCACGGTGACCGACGGCGTCGTCGTGACCGGCGGCGGGCGCCTGCCCTGGTACGGCTGCATCCGGTGCGCCACGTCCATCTCGGCCTTCACGCCGCCGCCGACGTGGACGCTCGTCACCATGTACGGCGAGGCCCCGCTCGGGCCCTACCGCAAGGAGCCGCTGCGCATCTGGCGCGTGTCGCCCTCGGTGCTGCGCGCGACCCGGCTGCTCGAGAAGCGACAGGACGAGCCCGGACGCCTGGCGCTCCTGCGGAACCTCGTCGAGGTGAAGGACTTCGCGACCGCGGCGGAGGTCGGACGTCGTCTCGTCGAGCAGGGCCTGCAGCCGCTCGGATCGGTCATGTACCTGACCGGGCTCGCGTGCTCGAAGACGGGCAAGCCACGCTGCGCGGAGAAGTACTACACCGAGGCGCTCGAACAGCCGCTCAGCCCCGAGGAGGCGTGGCAGGCGCTGGTCGCGCTCGCGAAGCCGGGGACGGCGGGGCTCGCGCAGGCGCGACGGGAGGCGGCCGAGCGCTACCGCGCCCGCTTCCCGGGCGCCCGATCGGATTCGGCGCTCGAGGACGTGCTCTCGGGACTGAACGAAGGCGTGGCGCTCTATCAGCACCAGCGTTTCGGGGCGGCGGAAGCGCTCCTTCGCGAGATCCGCGACCGCACCGACGAGGCCGCCGAGCGCCGCCAGCGCGCGCACTACTTCCTCACCCTGGCACTCATCGCCCAGCACAAGACCGCCGAGGGGAGCAAGGAAGCGGAGGCGTACCGGTCGGCGTACGGCGAGGACGCCTTCTGGGCCGAGCTCGCCTATCGCGACGCGATGGCGCGCCTGCCGATCGAGCCGGTGGAGGCGCGCCAAGTCCTGTCGGAGCTCGCGGGCGGCCACGGCGACACGCTGTGGGGCCAGGAGGCCCGCCGGCAGCTCGCGGCGCTCGCCCAGGCCCAGGCGCCTCAGCCGAGCCCGTGA
- a CDS encoding glycosyltransferase — protein MSAGPTPFTVGIPVLNEEAILVPNTERLLAHLDTLGRDYEVIIGSNGSTDSTTTLGADLSRRFPRVSFFHIPEKGVGLAFKEFVRRARHPFLVSVDMDLSVELAFIATAVDLLETHDIVVGSKKMGNQQRSLFRKLGSDSFLHATRLLLGLTYDDYSLAAKGFRVEILRRFMDRINVGSSYVLEICYLTKLAGGRIVQVPVTCEDWRQSKFNLWHEAFYKYSHLVRLWLRGRRGTR, from the coding sequence ATGAGCGCGGGTCCCACCCCCTTCACCGTCGGCATCCCGGTCCTGAACGAGGAGGCCATCCTCGTCCCGAACACCGAGCGCCTCCTCGCCCATCTCGACACGCTCGGCCGTGACTACGAGGTCATCATCGGCTCGAACGGCTCGACCGACTCCACGACGACGCTCGGGGCGGATCTCTCGCGCCGCTTCCCGCGCGTCTCCTTCTTCCACATCCCGGAGAAGGGTGTCGGGCTCGCCTTCAAAGAGTTCGTCCGGCGCGCGCGCCATCCATTCCTGGTCTCGGTCGACATGGACCTCTCGGTCGAGCTCGCGTTCATCGCGACGGCGGTCGACCTCCTCGAGACGCACGACATCGTCGTCGGCTCGAAGAAGATGGGCAACCAGCAGCGCTCGCTCTTCCGCAAGCTCGGCTCCGATTCCTTCCTGCACGCGACGCGCCTGCTGCTCGGGCTCACGTACGACGACTACTCGCTTGCCGCGAAGGGATTCCGGGTCGAGATCCTGCGGCGGTTCATGGATCGCATCAACGTCGGCTCGTCGTACGTGCTCGAGATCTGCTACCTCACGAAGCTCGCCGGCGGACGCATCGTGCAGGTCCCCGTCACCTGCGAGGACTGGCGGCAGTCGAAGTTCAACCTGTGGCACGAGGCCTTCTACAAGTATTCGCACCTCGTGCGGTTGTGGTTGAGGGGACGGCGCGGAACCCGCTGA
- a CDS encoding 6-pyruvoyl-tetrahydropterin synthase-related protein: MRDRLRVVRSLCDVVAVGAALWLIRDKFPADVMFADTVTNGGDMGTHYYAAEYMRDVLLPHGAVTGWCPGNYCGFPLFQFYFFLPFVLIALLSHLIPLTVAFKIGTVMGTFLLPVCAYFAVRLAAAPFPAPALAALSTLPFLFMEANSMWGGNIPSTLAGEFAFSLGFALAVLFMGVLRRSIDRRSGYAWAGLLVAIIGMAHGYTLLWAGLFSTYELVTTRDWWRRVGALTAIHGLAILIMAFWLFPLLVYAPWTTSYSHVWIIKSWREVLPPILWIPAGIAVATLLAHVALAVFAEKPFPRILGLIWWATGIGILFYYTAKAFHVVDIRFFPFFQLGLCLAAAVGLGLLFATLPAPEIWPIVGALVVPFVVGKQVSFIPSWVKWNYSGFERKATYPTLKGIIDKLRGNVGDPRVVYEHSPDHEQLGTIRVFENLPYFTGRSTLEGLYMQGSPTAPFVFFIQSEVSNVMSCPFPDWGCSRPNLERGVAHLRMMNVSQYIVKSKPIKEAAAKHPGLELESNVGDYQIYRVKENANRYAIPLTTAPVLVRSDAWKETSYQWFKTATPEDVLPVFTDKVEPGDEQLFAAVSEGLPKDFPTKPLGPPPPIQEVMGNDRITITGCTPGHPILVRISYHPRWHALTGEKVWLAGPTFMLVFPKGDRVELAFGGSPTVYLGRACTALGWLLFVLAVLPTRGLLRRAGEGLLELPGVAGVVALVRRTGEWPLRTRRLVLAGGLAVGAVLFTEAAIAARSLDADGSYNKGLAIYNTGALREAIPYFQAAQRLSPLSNTAIHSTYFEGISLFREKELAEAEKVFQRLVDRFPEGPSSPEALYHVGLCKAQLGDMPGAIAKWEETQQRFPSTPWAKYAGERLAEQKK; the protein is encoded by the coding sequence ATGCGGGATCGGCTGCGCGTCGTGCGCAGCCTCTGCGACGTCGTCGCCGTCGGGGCCGCGCTCTGGCTCATCCGGGACAAGTTCCCGGCCGACGTCATGTTCGCCGACACCGTGACCAACGGCGGCGACATGGGCACGCACTACTACGCCGCCGAGTACATGCGCGACGTGCTGCTGCCGCACGGCGCCGTCACCGGGTGGTGTCCCGGCAACTACTGCGGCTTCCCGCTCTTCCAGTTCTACTTCTTCCTGCCGTTCGTCCTGATCGCGCTCCTCTCGCACCTGATCCCGCTCACCGTCGCGTTCAAGATCGGCACGGTGATGGGCACGTTCCTCCTGCCCGTGTGTGCCTACTTCGCGGTGCGCCTCGCCGCCGCACCGTTCCCGGCGCCCGCGCTGGCGGCGCTCTCGACGCTGCCGTTCCTGTTCATGGAGGCGAACTCCATGTGGGGCGGGAACATCCCGTCGACGCTCGCCGGCGAGTTCGCGTTCTCGCTCGGGTTCGCGCTGGCCGTCCTGTTCATGGGCGTGCTCCGCCGCTCGATCGACCGGCGAAGCGGCTACGCGTGGGCGGGGCTCCTCGTCGCCATCATCGGCATGGCGCACGGGTACACCCTCTTGTGGGCGGGCCTCTTCTCCACCTACGAGCTGGTCACGACGCGCGACTGGTGGCGGCGGGTCGGTGCGCTCACGGCCATCCACGGGCTCGCGATCCTCATCATGGCGTTCTGGCTCTTCCCGCTCCTCGTCTACGCGCCGTGGACGACGTCGTACAGCCACGTGTGGATCATCAAGAGCTGGCGCGAGGTCCTGCCGCCGATCCTGTGGATCCCGGCCGGCATCGCCGTCGCGACGTTGCTCGCGCACGTGGCCCTCGCCGTCTTCGCCGAGAAACCGTTCCCGCGCATCCTCGGCCTCATCTGGTGGGCGACGGGCATCGGCATCCTCTTCTACTACACGGCCAAGGCGTTCCACGTCGTCGACATCCGCTTCTTCCCCTTCTTCCAGCTCGGCCTCTGCCTCGCGGCGGCCGTGGGACTGGGGCTCCTCTTCGCGACGCTGCCGGCGCCGGAGATCTGGCCGATCGTGGGCGCGCTCGTCGTGCCGTTCGTGGTGGGCAAGCAGGTCTCGTTCATCCCCTCGTGGGTCAAGTGGAACTACTCGGGCTTCGAGCGGAAGGCGACGTACCCGACCTTGAAGGGCATCATCGACAAGCTCCGCGGCAACGTCGGCGATCCGCGCGTCGTCTACGAGCACTCGCCCGACCACGAGCAGCTCGGCACGATCCGCGTGTTCGAGAACCTCCCCTACTTCACGGGCCGTTCGACGCTCGAAGGGCTCTACATGCAGGGCTCGCCGACGGCGCCGTTCGTGTTCTTCATCCAGTCCGAGGTCTCGAACGTGATGTCGTGCCCCTTCCCGGACTGGGGCTGCTCGCGCCCGAACCTCGAGCGCGGCGTGGCGCACCTGCGCATGATGAACGTCTCGCAGTACATCGTGAAGTCGAAGCCCATCAAGGAAGCGGCGGCGAAGCACCCGGGCCTGGAGCTCGAGTCGAACGTCGGCGACTACCAGATCTATCGCGTGAAGGAGAATGCGAACCGCTACGCGATCCCGCTCACCACGGCGCCCGTCCTCGTCCGTAGCGACGCGTGGAAGGAGACGTCGTACCAGTGGTTCAAGACGGCGACGCCGGAGGACGTGCTCCCGGTGTTCACGGACAAGGTCGAGCCCGGCGACGAGCAGCTCTTCGCCGCCGTCAGCGAGGGGCTCCCGAAGGATTTCCCGACGAAGCCGCTCGGGCCGCCACCGCCGATCCAGGAGGTGATGGGGAACGATCGCATCACGATCACCGGCTGCACGCCGGGCCATCCGATCCTGGTGCGCATCTCCTATCACCCGCGCTGGCACGCGCTCACGGGCGAGAAGGTCTGGCTCGCGGGCCCGACGTTCATGCTCGTCTTCCCGAAGGGCGATCGCGTCGAGCTCGCGTTCGGCGGTAGCCCGACGGTCTACCTCGGACGCGCCTGCACGGCGTTGGGCTGGCTCCTCTTCGTGCTCGCCGTGCTGCCGACGCGCGGCCTCCTGCGGAGGGCTGGCGAGGGACTCCTCGAGCTCCCCGGGGTGGCCGGCGTCGTGGCGCTCGTGCGCCGCACGGGCGAGTGGCCGCTCCGCACGCGTCGCTTGGTGCTCGCGGGCGGGCTCGCCGTCGGCGCCGTCCTGTTCACCGAGGCCGCGATCGCCGCGCGCTCGCTCGACGCGGACGGCTCGTACAACAAGGGGCTCGCGATCTACAACACGGGCGCCCTCCGCGAGGCCATTCCGTACTTCCAGGCCGCGCAGCGCCTCTCGCCGCTCTCGAACACCGCGATCCACTCAACGTACTTCGAGGGCATCTCGCTCTTCCGCGAGAAGGAGCTGGCGGAGGCCGAGAAGGTGTTCCAGCGTCTCGTCGACCGCTTCCCCGAAGGGCCGTCGTCGCCCGAGGCGCTCTATCACGTGGGGCTGTGCAAGGCGCAGCTCGGCGACATGCCCGGCGCGATCGCCAAGTGGGAGGAGACGCAACAGCGCTTCCCTTCGACACCGTGGGCGAAGTATGCCGGAGAACGTCTCGCCGAGCAGAAGAAATGA